A window from Kovacikia minuta CCNUW1 encodes these proteins:
- a CDS encoding PP2C family protein-serine/threonine phosphatase, producing MSHSNPQICCPNPVCAAPLNALGNTVCESCKTPLIYRYLWAMGKGAEQIPASSQVGGRYYVTARRIWLDTQPSLPPDVPVDWSDEVMPYLYLYPHRLHLPEVYGFYLPEGDGAGENAIFLLENGPLDESGILFPAIAEAWSQATAVRQVYWLWQILQLWNPLQEQGVAASLLATDNLRVEGWRVRLCQLYQDTEVLAISDVENAAPAQLGLADLAYLWLGWAETAHPAVVESLRALCHQMQLEGSDLVAIANQLNELLIQQAAQLPLHLKVVGGTDTGPERSHNEDACYPLTLNQPTQVDGLIPRLAIVCDGIGGHEGGEVASQIAVQSLKPQVQALLAEVAEQEELVTPDLLIQQLEASVRVVNNLIASHNDLQGREERRRMGTTLVLALQLPQRVKARNEDVFNNGHELYLVNVGDSRAYWITQRYCHQLTLDDDVSVREVRMGRALYREALQRPDAGALTQAIGTRDSEFLHPTVQRFILEEDGLLLLCSDGVSDNGLVDRTWTEIARGIFSGKLSLEAAAKTWIDLANQHNGYDNSSVVLLRCQVSSPISELSLPKMDQPRGFESTNWAASSEALLTDTPPAVEQPEQPASPPPTQQPSKRLVTLFGFLLLLILLGTSGLFAWSQLDPNGFRQFRQKVLPTQSIGGNR from the coding sequence ATGAGTCATTCTAACCCCCAGATTTGTTGCCCTAATCCAGTTTGTGCTGCCCCATTAAACGCCCTGGGAAATACGGTGTGTGAGTCCTGTAAGACACCGCTGATTTACCGTTATTTGTGGGCAATGGGCAAGGGGGCTGAGCAAATCCCTGCCAGTAGCCAGGTGGGCGGGCGGTATTATGTGACAGCGAGGCGCATCTGGCTGGATACCCAGCCCAGTTTGCCCCCGGATGTGCCTGTGGATTGGTCCGATGAGGTGATGCCCTATCTATATTTGTATCCCCATCGGCTGCATCTTCCAGAGGTCTACGGGTTCTACTTGCCCGAAGGGGATGGGGCTGGGGAAAATGCCATTTTTCTACTAGAGAATGGGCCGCTGGATGAATCTGGGATTCTTTTCCCTGCGATCGCCGAAGCCTGGTCCCAGGCAACCGCAGTCCGTCAGGTTTACTGGTTGTGGCAAATTCTACAATTATGGAATCCTTTACAGGAACAGGGAGTTGCCGCCAGTTTGCTGGCTACAGACAATCTGCGCGTAGAAGGGTGGCGGGTGCGCCTGTGTCAGCTCTACCAGGATACAGAGGTGCTGGCAATTTCCGATGTGGAAAACGCTGCACCGGCCCAATTGGGACTGGCAGATCTGGCCTATCTCTGGTTGGGTTGGGCAGAAACGGCTCATCCAGCGGTTGTCGAATCGTTACGGGCACTCTGCCACCAGATGCAGCTAGAAGGGAGTGATCTGGTCGCCATTGCCAATCAACTGAATGAATTGTTGATTCAGCAGGCAGCCCAATTACCGCTGCACTTAAAGGTGGTGGGCGGCACCGATACGGGACCAGAGCGATCGCACAACGAAGACGCCTGCTACCCCCTGACCTTAAACCAACCGACCCAGGTTGATGGGTTGATACCCCGGCTGGCGATCGTTTGTGATGGGATTGGGGGGCACGAAGGTGGAGAAGTTGCCAGTCAGATAGCGGTTCAGTCCCTCAAACCGCAGGTACAGGCATTACTGGCAGAAGTGGCGGAACAGGAGGAACTGGTCACACCGGATCTGCTGATTCAACAACTGGAGGCATCTGTACGAGTTGTGAATAATCTGATCGCCAGCCATAACGACCTCCAGGGGCGAGAGGAACGGCGTCGTATGGGTACAACCCTGGTGCTGGCGCTCCAGCTTCCCCAACGGGTTAAGGCGCGCAATGAAGATGTTTTTAACAACGGGCACGAGTTGTATCTGGTGAATGTGGGGGATAGTCGGGCTTACTGGATTACCCAACGCTATTGCCACCAGTTGACCCTGGATGATGATGTGTCCGTTCGGGAGGTGCGGATGGGGCGGGCGCTTTATCGGGAAGCGCTGCAACGACCAGATGCGGGGGCACTGACCCAGGCGATCGGCACCCGCGACTCAGAATTTCTCCACCCGACGGTTCAGCGCTTTATTCTGGAGGAGGATGGGTTGTTGCTACTCTGCTCTGATGGTGTCAGCGATAACGGACTCGTCGATCGCACCTGGACAGAGATTGCGAGGGGTATTTTCAGTGGCAAGCTTTCCCTGGAAGCTGCCGCCAAAACCTGGATTGATTTGGCAAATCAGCACAATGGCTACGACAATTCCTCCGTCGTTTTGCTCCGTTGCCAGGTCTCCTCCCCCATCTCCGAGCTTTCCTTGCCCAAAATGGATCAACCTCGTGGTTTCGAATCGACGAATTGGGCTGCGTCCTCAGAAGCCTTGTTGACAGATACTCCACCCGCCGTAGAGCAACCTGAACAGCCCGCCAGTCCTCCTCCAACTCAGCAACCCTCCAAACGCCTGGTGACCCTATTTGGATTTCTTCTCCTTTTGATTTTGCTGGGGACATCGGGTCTATTTGCCTGGTCTCAACTCGATCCCAATGGCTTTCGCCAATTCCGTCAGAAAGTATTACCAACGCAATCTATTGGGGGTAATCGGTAA
- a CDS encoding NfeD family protein yields the protein MALNPTLIWLLLGIGLCLIEFIVPTAFVASVMGISALIVAPLAHLIPFSLQILLWMMLSLVLVLLSRRFVRQKAAKKLDATEAETLTEIPPGKSGRVLYEGNSWAARCEDHTLAIAPHQKVYVTGRQGTTLIVMPESLIHS from the coding sequence ATGGCACTAAATCCTACTCTGATCTGGTTACTGCTAGGCATTGGGCTGTGCCTGATTGAGTTCATCGTGCCAACTGCATTTGTTGCCTCTGTCATGGGAATCAGCGCCTTGATCGTGGCACCCCTGGCGCATCTAATCCCATTTAGCCTGCAAATTCTTCTCTGGATGATGCTCTCTCTAGTGTTAGTGCTGTTGTCCCGTCGCTTTGTGCGCCAGAAGGCAGCCAAAAAGCTGGATGCAACCGAAGCTGAAACACTGACCGAAATTCCACCTGGAAAAAGCGGACGGGTTCTCTATGAAGGAAACTCCTGGGCTGCCCGTTGCGAAGATCATACGCTGGCGATCGCCCCCCACCAGAAAGTCTACGTCACAGGACGCCAGGGAACCACGCTGATTGTGATGCCGGAAAGTCTGATTCATTCTTAG
- a CDS encoding SPFH domain-containing protein produces MWGWFLAMLIGGGGVAISSAKVIQQGNEALVERLGVYDRKLEPGLKFVIPIWERIAFQETIREKVLDIPPQPCITRDNVSITVDAVVYWRIVDMEKAYYKVQNLQNAMVNMVLTQIRAEMGQLELDETFTARSQINELLLRDLDVATDPWGVKVTRVELRDIIPSQAVQESMELQMSAERRKRAAILTSEGERESAVNSARGKAESQILDAEARQKAVILQAEAENKATVLQAQAERQSQVLKAQATAEAIRIVEQILTSSPTAAEAGKMLLALGYLDMGATIGKSDSSKVLFMDPHSVPAALQGMLSMVENNKG; encoded by the coding sequence ATGTGGGGTTGGTTTCTTGCGATGTTAATTGGCGGCGGTGGCGTCGCGATTTCCAGTGCCAAAGTGATTCAGCAAGGGAATGAGGCACTAGTCGAGCGATTGGGAGTTTACGATCGCAAACTGGAACCTGGCTTGAAGTTTGTGATTCCCATCTGGGAGCGCATCGCCTTTCAGGAAACCATTCGGGAAAAGGTTCTGGACATTCCACCCCAACCCTGCATCACCCGCGACAATGTTTCCATTACCGTAGATGCGGTCGTTTACTGGCGCATCGTAGACATGGAAAAGGCTTATTACAAAGTCCAGAACCTCCAGAATGCGATGGTGAACATGGTTTTGACCCAAATCCGGGCTGAAATGGGGCAACTGGAACTGGATGAAACCTTTACTGCCCGCTCCCAAATCAACGAACTGCTGTTACGGGATCTGGATGTTGCCACCGATCCCTGGGGGGTCAAAGTTACCCGGGTCGAACTGCGGGATATCATCCCCTCCCAGGCAGTGCAGGAGTCGATGGAACTACAAATGTCCGCAGAACGGCGCAAACGGGCAGCCATTCTGACCTCTGAGGGAGAACGAGAGTCGGCGGTCAACTCGGCAAGAGGGAAGGCAGAATCCCAAATTTTGGATGCGGAAGCCCGCCAAAAAGCTGTGATTTTGCAGGCGGAGGCGGAGAATAAGGCAACGGTTCTGCAAGCCCAGGCAGAACGCCAGAGCCAGGTACTCAAAGCCCAGGCAACCGCTGAAGCCATCCGGATTGTGGAACAGATCCTCACCAGCAGCCCTACCGCTGCCGAAGCAGGTAAAATGCTGCTGGCACTCGGATACCTGGACATGGGAGCCACGATCGGCAAAAGCGACAGCAGCAAAGTCTTATTTATGGACCCCCACAGCGTCCCCGCCGCCCTCCAGGGGATGTTGTCCATGGTGGAAAATAATAAGGGCTAG
- a CDS encoding GIY-YIG nuclease family protein has translation MACGVYQIVNKVNGKSYVGQSRNIKKRWRQHIAGLDATEALGSGSYPLRAAFLKYGLQKFEFKIIEECAEENLLYREKYWIEQIKPQYNCNIWTPARKKTLEKTEPKFWIQYHNYNKLGYLPGEFSLDNSNARPEEIDDLLSGISTGKRAVLSSEGDTVFLIVGIGENPKQYYLMYKFIVEDIQIREDANADQGKMRYDAFGDGWLINPPQLLNSLDFDQFKKYCGNFGFGFMSISRASYLETLNSLSEQYKSQNVNFSTYIEQFYNQVSIVNPNESSALAKKGTARHLAISIYPDEALPILTGITTKLIVFEITDLLGYKGKLLIHTLDFYEEFEPSSRIWLQENCLRFLKKFGLNQEMFSVPAIQGWIEVDNIFKYDQESFARDEDAHGRGADLHTYKLECGFPESDAWCIEVSQPVFFEYPIPLPEPEDIYEKDLWFPISELEIKAFRLALNSQSSQ, from the coding sequence ATGGCTTGTGGTGTTTATCAGATTGTCAATAAAGTAAATGGAAAATCCTATGTAGGACAATCTCGCAATATAAAGAAGCGTTGGAGGCAGCATATAGCAGGTTTAGATGCTACTGAAGCACTTGGATCAGGTAGTTATCCTCTTAGAGCAGCCTTCTTAAAATACGGCTTACAAAAGTTTGAATTTAAGATTATCGAGGAATGTGCCGAAGAAAATTTGTTGTATCGGGAAAAATATTGGATTGAACAAATAAAACCGCAGTATAACTGCAATATTTGGACTCCAGCTAGAAAGAAGACATTAGAAAAGACAGAGCCAAAGTTTTGGATACAGTATCACAACTACAATAAATTGGGTTATCTTCCAGGGGAGTTTTCACTTGATAATTCCAATGCTAGACCTGAAGAAATCGATGATTTGTTATCTGGAATTTCTACGGGGAAGAGAGCTGTTTTAAGTTCCGAAGGAGACACAGTTTTCTTGATTGTTGGCATTGGAGAAAATCCAAAGCAGTATTATCTTATGTATAAATTTATTGTTGAGGATATTCAGATTAGGGAAGATGCAAATGCAGATCAAGGAAAGATGCGATATGACGCTTTTGGTGATGGTTGGCTTATCAATCCACCTCAGTTACTAAATTCCTTAGATTTTGATCAGTTTAAGAAGTACTGTGGAAATTTTGGCTTCGGTTTTATGTCAATCAGTAGGGCTAGCTATTTAGAGACATTGAATAGTTTGTCGGAACAATATAAATCGCAGAACGTCAACTTTTCTACCTACATTGAGCAATTTTACAACCAAGTTAGTATCGTAAACCCAAACGAATCATCTGCTCTTGCTAAGAAAGGAACTGCGAGGCATCTAGCTATCTCAATTTATCCAGATGAAGCACTTCCAATCTTGACAGGTATCACTACTAAACTTATCGTTTTTGAAATCACTGATTTACTTGGATATAAAGGAAAGCTACTAATTCATACACTTGATTTTTATGAAGAATTTGAGCCAAGTTCTCGTATTTGGCTCCAGGAAAATTGCTTAAGGTTTCTCAAGAAATTTGGATTAAATCAAGAAATGTTTTCTGTTCCTGCAATTCAAGGGTGGATAGAAGTTGATAACATCTTTAAGTACGACCAGGAAAGCTTTGCTAGGGATGAGGATGCTCATGGAAGAGGTGCCGATTTACATACCTATAAGCTTGAATGCGGCTTTCCTGAAAGCGATGCATGGTGTATTGAAGTTAGTCAACCTGTATTCTTTGAGTATCCAATTCCCTTACCTGAACCAGAAGATATTTACGAAAAAGATCTATGGTTTCCGATTAGCGAGCTTGAAATTAAAGCTTTTCGATTAGCACTAAACTCTCAGTCTTCTCAATAA
- a CDS encoding endonuclease III domain-containing protein, whose product MAKEAFDIDGAMNRLREAVKPFPKAAMFALADEGYTSLFEQLIACILSIRTKDETSLPVARRLFQTARTPQQIRQLSVEKIEQLIRQSTFADAKAKQIWEISDRTLHEFNGELPCDFEVLTSFNGVGPKCANLALGIACNYPCISVDIHVHRVTNRWGYATTRTPEKTLTALEAKLPKPYWIEINSLLVPFGKHICTGELPRCSTCSLLEMCAQVGVTKHR is encoded by the coding sequence ATGGCAAAAGAAGCGTTTGATATTGATGGGGCGATGAACCGATTGCGGGAAGCGGTGAAACCCTTTCCCAAGGCGGCGATGTTTGCATTGGCAGACGAGGGGTATACCTCGCTGTTTGAACAACTGATTGCCTGCATTCTCTCGATTCGAACCAAGGATGAAACATCGTTGCCTGTTGCCCGGAGGTTATTTCAAACTGCCCGCACCCCGCAACAAATCAGACAACTTTCAGTAGAGAAAATTGAGCAACTCATCCGTCAATCGACCTTTGCAGATGCCAAGGCGAAACAGATTTGGGAGATTAGCGATCGTACCCTCCACGAATTCAACGGTGAACTCCCCTGCGATTTCGAGGTGCTCACTTCCTTCAATGGAGTCGGCCCCAAATGCGCCAATCTTGCCCTGGGAATTGCCTGCAATTACCCGTGTATCAGTGTCGATATTCATGTCCATCGAGTCACCAATCGCTGGGGCTATGCAACAACCCGCACCCCAGAAAAAACTTTGACAGCACTGGAGGCAAAGTTACCCAAGCCCTACTGGATCGAAATCAATTCCCTTCTGGTTCCCTTTGGCAAACACATCTGCACAGGTGAATTGCCGCGATGTTCCACCTGTTCCTTACTGGAAATGTGCGCGCAGGTAGGCGTAACAAAACATCGGTAG
- a CDS encoding tetratricopeptide repeat protein produces the protein MRDRYLAFIDQIVETTLKGQIRSKEQVYQKLAQEVSPGTGEIFERCLDERVSGTEAQIKAAVDELKKSKPERILRALKTIQGEWERYQKDYQATAAISSQAQAILNAEADERLLIWLRAIDANQPHSLTLDQLKQLAADLERTVDARPTVELKQLDIGLIQEVHQLITGIKNGLASWQQLEDHLVDWMYEQNRQLGFEGVPGQQGPWAGWAKYVSNPFVKQLFQTLALNQSVADFIGQQQHVKVSDWVELAIVFPYMQRGLIAWFEKQPYDSKWGTKQAIATSLTFAAIWAQFSQGFEAASNLEVDNRQQLAQGCFQVALQILRAFSQRPYFPLYGGVFALFSGSYLRDTLSYLDEPLRQAEGTQEKARILTLLGYSQRAAGQTERAMAFHQRALEIAQEAGDNACVIANLNHLSRTCIDQKNFPAAISHSQRALVLSRQNGDRLGEANALTNLGYSEVLNARQQQQVEPEAYETAIEYLKQGLKLSEQSANSLPDSFAARQSQALCYNSLGIAHVVLGQLQPALAYLESGVQAANFSGDLYLLGLNFSFLAEVTYALGDRDRAIHAAALGMYLLEQIHSDEWRQPAGLLSIIQGQLGEEGFQKALAQHRAKIIPVIGIDGYDHLPTLLETYRRSLE, from the coding sequence TTGCGCGATCGCTACCTGGCATTTATCGATCAAATTGTCGAAACCACCTTGAAGGGGCAAATCCGCTCGAAGGAGCAGGTTTATCAAAAGCTGGCTCAGGAAGTCAGTCCCGGAACAGGGGAAATTTTTGAGCGCTGCTTGGATGAGCGGGTCAGTGGGACAGAAGCTCAGATTAAAGCGGCTGTGGATGAGTTAAAGAAGTCGAAACCAGAACGGATTCTGAGGGCGTTGAAGACCATTCAAGGAGAATGGGAGCGCTACCAGAAGGATTATCAGGCAACGGCGGCGATTTCTTCACAGGCACAAGCGATTTTGAATGCGGAGGCAGACGAACGCTTGCTTATCTGGTTGCGGGCGATCGATGCAAACCAGCCCCATAGTCTTACCTTAGATCAGCTAAAACAACTGGCAGCAGATCTGGAACGGACCGTTGACGCACGCCCTACGGTTGAATTGAAGCAATTGGACATTGGGCTGATTCAAGAAGTTCACCAGTTGATTACGGGAATCAAAAATGGGCTGGCATCCTGGCAACAGCTTGAGGATCATCTGGTTGACTGGATGTATGAGCAAAATCGTCAGTTGGGGTTTGAAGGAGTTCCAGGGCAACAGGGACCGTGGGCTGGCTGGGCAAAATATGTCTCCAATCCCTTTGTCAAGCAACTGTTTCAAACCCTGGCATTGAATCAATCAGTTGCCGATTTTATTGGTCAGCAACAGCATGTAAAGGTTAGTGACTGGGTAGAATTGGCGATCGTATTTCCCTATATGCAACGGGGTCTAATTGCCTGGTTTGAAAAGCAACCCTATGACTCGAAGTGGGGCACAAAACAGGCGATCGCCACCTCCCTGACGTTTGCCGCAATCTGGGCTCAGTTTTCCCAAGGATTTGAAGCCGCTTCTAACCTCGAAGTTGACAACCGTCAACAGTTGGCACAGGGCTGTTTTCAGGTCGCCCTACAGATCTTGCGAGCCTTCTCTCAGCGTCCCTATTTTCCCCTCTATGGAGGAGTGTTTGCGCTGTTTTCTGGCAGCTACCTGCGGGATACCCTCAGCTACCTGGATGAACCCCTGCGCCAGGCAGAAGGAACTCAGGAAAAAGCCCGTATTTTAACCTTACTGGGCTATTCCCAACGGGCAGCAGGACAAACCGAACGGGCGATGGCATTTCATCAGCGAGCGCTAGAAATTGCCCAGGAGGCTGGAGATAATGCCTGTGTGATTGCTAACCTGAACCATCTCAGCCGCACCTGCATCGACCAGAAAAATTTTCCCGCAGCGATTAGCCACAGTCAACGAGCGCTGGTGCTTTCCCGGCAAAACGGCGATCGCTTGGGAGAAGCCAACGCATTAACCAATTTGGGCTATAGCGAAGTTTTGAATGCTCGCCAACAACAGCAAGTAGAGCCAGAAGCATACGAAACCGCAATTGAATATTTGAAACAGGGACTGAAGCTCTCTGAACAGTCCGCTAATTCTCTGCCCGATAGTTTTGCCGCCCGTCAAAGTCAGGCGCTCTGCTACAACAGTTTGGGAATTGCCCATGTGGTTTTGGGGCAGCTTCAACCCGCCCTTGCTTACCTGGAAAGTGGGGTGCAAGCTGCTAACTTTTCGGGCGATCTTTATCTACTGGGATTAAATTTTTCCTTCCTGGCAGAGGTTACCTATGCCCTTGGCGATCGCGATCGGGCAATTCACGCTGCTGCTTTGGGCATGTACCTGCTGGAGCAAATCCATTCTGACGAGTGGCGACAACCCGCCGGGTTACTTTCCATCATTCAGGGGCAATTGGGCGAAGAGGGCTTCCAGAAAGCACTGGCACAGCATCGAGCAAAAATTATCCCCGTCATTGGAATCGACGGCTACGACCATCTGCCAACATTGCTGGAAACGTATCGGCGATCGCTGGAGTAG